A single Nomascus leucogenys isolate Asia chromosome 14, Asia_NLE_v1, whole genome shotgun sequence DNA region contains:
- the LOC100588264 gene encoding testis-specific Y-encoded-like protein 6: protein MSLPESPHSPATLDHTPEDPHQGQRSREKSKATQVMADTFDGRLEPIVFPPPRLPEEGVAPRDPAGSGHTFHILVDGGNGAIKAGQEVTPPPSEGLDAASASLTTDGSLKNGFPGEETRGLGGEKALETCGAGRSESEVIAEVKAEDVKPEECAMLSAPVDEKPGGEEMDVAEGNRAIDEVNTGAGPGPLNVGLHLNSLEPIQLELDSVNAEADRALLQVERRFRQVHEYYLEQRNDIIRNIPGFWVTAFRHHPQLFAMIRGQDAQMLSYLTNLEVKELRHPRRGCKFKFFFQRNPYFRNKLIVKVYEVRSFGQVVSFSTLIMWRRGHGPQSFIHRNRHVICSFFTWFSDHSLPESDRIAQIIKEDLWSNPVHYYLFGEDAHRARRRPIREPVEIPRPFEFQSG, encoded by the coding sequence ATGAGCCTCCCGGAGAGTCCTCACAGCCCCGCTACTCTCGACCATACCCCGGAAGACCCGCACCAGGGCCAGAGGTCCCGAGAAAAGAGCAAGGCGACACAGGTAATGGCAGATACGTTTGATGGCCGCTTGGAGCCGATCGTGTTCCCACCGCCCCGGCTTCCAGAGGAGGGGGTCGCGCCCCGGGATCCCGCAGGTAGTGGCCATACTTTCCACATCTTGGTCGATGGAGGTAATGGAGCCATCAAAGCGGGGCAGGAAGTAACTCCACCACCCTCGGAGGGCCTAGATGCAGCCTCTGCCTCGCTGACAACTGACGGCAGCCTCAAAAATGGCTTTCCGGGTGAAGAGACGCGCGGCCTAGGTGGGGAGAAGGCTCTCGAAACCTGTGGTGCAGGGAGGTCGGAGTCTGAAGTGATTGCAGAGGTGAAGGCCGAGGACGTGAAGCCTGAGGAGTGTGCCATGCTCTCAGCCCCAGTGGATGAGAAGCCAGGAGGCGAAGAAATGGACGTGGCGGAAGGAAACAGAGCAATAGATGAGGTAAAcacaggggcagggcctgggccccTGAACGTGGGTCTCCACCTGAACTCCCTAGAGCCCATccagctggaactggactctgtgAATGCAGAGGCTGACAGGGCCCTCCTGCAGGTGGAGCGCAGGTTTAGGCAGGTACATGAATACTACCTGGAGCAGAGGAATGACATCATTCGCAATATCCCGGGCTTCTGGGTCACTGCTTTCCGCCACCACCCACAGCTGTTTGCCATGATTAGAGGCCAAGATGCCCAGATGTTGAGCTACTTAACCAATTTGGAAGTGAAGGAGCTCAGACACCCTAGGAGAGGCTGCAAGTTTAAGTTCTTCTTTCAAAGAAACCCTTACTTCAGAAACAAGCTGATTGTAAAGGTATATGAGGTCAGATCCTTCGGCCAAGTGGTGTCTTTTTCCACTCTAATCATGTGGCGCCGGGGCCATGGACCCCAGTCCTTCATTCATAGGAACCGACATGTCatctgcagcttcttcacctgGTTTTCAGACCACAGCCTTCCAGAGTCCGACAGGATTGCTCAGATTATTAAAGAGGACCTCTGGTCAAATCCAGTGCACTACTACCTGTTCGGTGAAGACGCCCATAGAGCTAGACGTCGCCCGATAAGGGAGCCAGTGGAGATCCCCAGGCCCTTTGAGTTTCAGTCTGGTTAA